A single Candidatus Saccharimonadales bacterium DNA region contains:
- the dnaK gene encoding molecular chaperone DnaK, translating into MGKIIGIDLGTTNSAMAVMQAGDPTVIANAEGNRTTPSVVAISKNGERVVGAPARRQAVTNPKNTIFEVKRLIGRRFEDKEVQRDLKLMPYEIVKSGSGVKVKMGDKDYSPEEVSAMILSKLKADAEAFLGQPVTEAVITVPAYFDDAQRQATKDAGKIAGLEVKRIINEPTAAALAYGLDKKNADEKIAVFDLGGGTFDVSILELGDGVFEVKSTNGDTHLGGADFDRAIVNYFVDEFKKEHGIDLTEDKAAMQRLRDEAEKAKIELSATQEVNINLPFLTADAEGPKHFDHKLTRAKLEELVADLIDRTAEPCKKALKDAGLEPKDINEIVLVGGMTRMPAVVEKVKSIFGKDPLKGVNPDEVVAVGAAIQGGVLAGDVKDVLLLDVTPLSLGIETLGGVMTKLIDRNTTIPTSKSEVFSTAADNQPQVEIHVLQGEREMSSDNKSLGTFILDGIAPAPRGVPKIEVSFNIDANGILNVTAKDQGTGKEQSMTIQGSSNMSKEDIEKAQKEAEAHADDDKKKREVAESRNLLANSVYTAEKMIRDNADKISDDDKKAIEEAIKAAKEKESAESKEDLDNAAKTLMDVVQPIGAKLYEAAAKDEPKEGEASEDEVKDKKDDEAVEGEVVDDEKK; encoded by the coding sequence ATGGGAAAGATCATAGGTATTGACCTCGGTACGACCAACTCGGCCATGGCAGTTATGCAAGCCGGCGACCCGACGGTCATTGCCAACGCCGAAGGCAACCGAACGACTCCATCGGTTGTGGCTATCAGTAAGAACGGAGAACGAGTCGTTGGTGCGCCTGCCAGGCGCCAAGCGGTAACCAACCCAAAGAACACCATATTCGAAGTGAAGCGCCTCATTGGCCGTCGCTTTGAAGATAAAGAAGTTCAGCGTGACCTGAAGCTAATGCCCTATGAGATCGTCAAGAGCGGTAGTGGCGTTAAGGTCAAGATGGGTGACAAGGATTACAGCCCCGAAGAAGTGAGCGCCATGATCCTGAGCAAGCTGAAAGCAGACGCCGAAGCATTTCTGGGCCAACCGGTGACTGAAGCGGTTATCACCGTTCCTGCCTACTTCGACGATGCCCAGCGCCAGGCTACCAAGGATGCCGGTAAGATTGCCGGTCTCGAGGTAAAACGAATCATTAACGAACCGACCGCTGCTGCTCTGGCCTACGGCCTGGATAAGAAGAATGCCGATGAGAAGATCGCCGTCTTCGACCTCGGTGGCGGGACCTTCGATGTCTCTATCCTAGAGCTCGGTGACGGTGTCTTTGAGGTTAAGTCAACCAACGGTGACACACATCTCGGTGGTGCCGACTTTGACCGCGCCATCGTCAACTACTTTGTTGACGAGTTCAAGAAAGAGCATGGCATTGATCTGACCGAAGATAAGGCCGCAATGCAGCGACTGCGAGACGAGGCAGAGAAGGCCAAGATCGAACTTTCAGCAACCCAAGAGGTCAATATCAACCTGCCATTCTTAACAGCTGATGCCGAAGGTCCGAAGCACTTCGACCACAAACTGACCCGAGCCAAGCTCGAGGAACTGGTAGCCGACCTGATCGACCGGACAGCTGAACCATGCAAGAAGGCTCTTAAGGATGCCGGTCTCGAGCCAAAGGACATCAATGAGATCGTTCTGGTCGGCGGTATGACCCGCATGCCAGCCGTCGTCGAGAAAGTGAAGTCTATCTTCGGCAAGGACCCACTTAAGGGTGTTAATCCTGACGAGGTTGTGGCCGTTGGTGCCGCCATCCAAGGCGGCGTCCTAGCCGGTGACGTTAAAGACGTCCTACTCCTCGACGTTACCCCGCTGTCGCTTGGTATTGAGACTCTCGGTGGAGTCATGACCAAGCTAATCGACCGCAACACGACTATCCCGACCAGCAAGAGCGAGGTCTTCTCGACTGCTGCGGACAACCAACCGCAAGTTGAGATCCATGTCCTACAAGGTGAGCGGGAGATGTCATCCGATAACAAATCGCTTGGTACCTTTATCCTTGATGGAATTGCTCCGGCACCCCGAGGTGTACCCAAGATTGAAGTCAGTTTCAATATCGATGCCAACGGTATCTTGAATGTTACCGCTAAAGATCAGGGAACTGGCAAAGAGCAGTCGATGACCATTCAGGGCAGCAGCAACATGAGCAAGGAGGATATCGAGAAGGCTCAGAAAGAAGCCGAGGCCCACGCCGACGATGACAAGAAGAAGCGTGAAGTCGCCGAATCCCGCAACCTTCTGGCCAACTCCGTCTATACTGCCGAGAAGATGATCCGTGATAACGCCGATAAGATCAGCGACGATGACAAGAAGGCAATCGAAGAAGCCATCAAAGCCGCCAAGGAAAAAGAGAGCGCAGAGAGCAAAGAAGATCTCGACAACGCAGCCAAGACACTGATGGATGTTGTTCAGCCGATCGGCGCTAAACTTTACGAGGCAGCTGCCAAGGACGAGCCAAAAGAGGGCGAAGCCTCGGAAGATGAGGTTAAAGACAAGAAAGATGACGAAGCTGTTGAAGGTGAAGTCGTCGATGATGAAAAGAAGTAA
- a CDS encoding cytidylate kinase family protein translates to MTAPKRHITISGELGSGKSTVADRLARMYGHRLVSAGNINRAIAADRNLSEVDLNLLAETDQSIDAQVDSETRRLATDGHPAVFDGHIAWRIVDDAFKVHLLIDPDVAAGRLYASRASAVEHYGSVDEAKAALEKRYASERRRYRARFGVDEARLENYDLVIDTSDATVEQIIDAIRLVYEGEAREELIIMASPRRLLPGYDVVSDRRSSQWNIPHPEVAYCRPYMCFCNGHLRIAKAIESEDPFIDVRLRAEDNGELEPGVSAKDCLGHISPEWVESWSQKYSLDLRTP, encoded by the coding sequence ATGACGGCTCCTAAAAGGCATATCACAATCAGCGGTGAGCTGGGCAGCGGCAAGAGTACCGTTGCCGATAGATTAGCCCGTATGTATGGCCACAGACTGGTTAGTGCAGGGAATATCAACCGCGCAATTGCAGCAGATCGTAATCTCTCGGAAGTCGATCTCAATCTACTAGCTGAAACGGACCAGTCGATAGATGCGCAGGTTGACTCTGAGACACGCCGGCTGGCCACAGACGGGCATCCCGCCGTTTTCGACGGCCATATTGCCTGGAGGATAGTCGATGACGCTTTTAAGGTCCATCTACTTATTGACCCCGACGTGGCCGCAGGGCGGCTTTACGCCAGCCGTGCCTCTGCTGTCGAGCATTATGGCAGTGTCGATGAAGCCAAGGCCGCTCTCGAGAAGCGCTACGCCAGTGAGCGACGTCGCTATCGAGCCCGGTTTGGAGTAGACGAAGCCAGGCTTGAAAACTACGATCTAGTCATCGATACCAGCGATGCGACCGTTGAGCAGATAATTGATGCGATCAGGTTGGTCTACGAAGGTGAAGCGCGAGAAGAACTGATTATCATGGCCAGTCCTCGGCGTCTGCTACCAGGCTACGATGTCGTATCCGATAGGCGAAGTAGCCAATGGAACATCCCTCACCCCGAAGTGGCCTACTGCCGCCCCTATATGTGTTTCTGCAATGGCCATCTGAGAATCGCCAAGGCAATTGAGAGTGAAGACCCATTTATCGACGTCAGACTTCGTGCTGAGGATAATGGTGAGCTTGAACCTGGTGTCTCGGCAAAAGACTGCTTGGGGCATATTAGTCCGGAGTGGGTTGAGAGCTGGTCTCAGAAGTATAGCCTTGATCTGCGTACTCCCTAA
- the dnaJ gene encoding molecular chaperone DnaJ: MAKRDYYEVLGVNKDASADEIKKAFRKAAVKFHPDKEGGDEAKFKEVNEAYEVLSNSSKRQRYDQFGHAGVGSSDAGNGFEGFNFGGQGQNINFDFGDLGLGDIFGSFFGGAGGFGGQGRSRQQRGNDIQTELTLTFEEAIFGAEKTLRLNIEDVCPHCKGTTAEPGHDMKTCETCKGSGQVTRVVNSLFGQIQQTTICPTCKGSGKVPEKACTVCHGKGTKRREQEIKRKIPAGVDDGVTIRLTGRGEAVAQGDKGDLYVIIHVKPHKKFTREGDLILSEEHVTMVEAALGTEIEVETVDGTVTMKVPPGTQSGTDFKLSGHGVPHIRGDVRGAHIVTLHVDTPTKLSKHQRELLENFDHEGGRRGFFK; this comes from the coding sequence ATGGCAAAACGAGACTACTATGAAGTCCTTGGGGTAAACAAGGACGCCTCTGCCGACGAAATCAAGAAGGCGTTTCGCAAAGCTGCCGTTAAGTTCCATCCCGACAAAGAGGGTGGCGACGAAGCCAAATTCAAAGAAGTCAACGAGGCCTATGAGGTTCTCTCTAACTCCTCCAAGCGCCAGCGCTATGACCAGTTCGGACATGCTGGTGTTGGTTCGAGCGATGCTGGTAACGGGTTTGAGGGTTTTAACTTCGGTGGTCAGGGCCAAAATATAAACTTTGATTTTGGTGATCTCGGTCTTGGCGATATCTTCGGTAGTTTCTTTGGCGGTGCGGGTGGTTTCGGCGGCCAAGGGCGTTCCCGCCAACAGCGTGGCAATGACATTCAGACTGAACTGACCCTTACGTTCGAGGAGGCTATCTTCGGAGCTGAGAAGACATTGCGGCTCAATATCGAGGACGTCTGCCCGCACTGTAAAGGGACGACCGCAGAGCCGGGTCATGACATGAAGACCTGTGAGACTTGCAAGGGTTCGGGTCAAGTAACCCGAGTAGTAAATAGCCTTTTTGGTCAGATCCAGCAGACTACCATCTGCCCAACCTGCAAAGGCTCGGGCAAGGTGCCTGAGAAAGCCTGTACTGTCTGCCATGGCAAGGGTACCAAACGGCGTGAACAAGAGATCAAGAGGAAGATTCCTGCTGGTGTCGACGACGGTGTAACAATTAGGTTGACCGGACGAGGCGAAGCCGTCGCCCAAGGTGATAAAGGTGATCTCTACGTAATCATTCATGTCAAACCACACAAGAAATTCACCAGAGAAGGCGACCTGATCTTATCCGAAGAACATGTAACCATGGTAGAAGCTGCTCTCGGTACAGAGATCGAAGTCGAGACGGTCGATGGCACGGTCACCATGAAAGTTCCACCCGGCACCCAAAGTGGTACCGATTTCAAGTTGAGTGGTCACGGTGTACCTCATATTCGCGGCGATGTTCGAGGGGCCCACATCGTTACCCTTCACGTTGATACGCCGACCAAGCTGTCAAAACACCAGCGAGAGCT
- a CDS encoding DUF4082 domain-containing protein translates to MAVYTLFNQTGSGALQSDATGYTLTMQFSLGTPGSLTGIWWYSAAGTTLLPTACGVYQDSNQTLVASTTSPTWSGAAGSGWVKCSFNGSVTLQPGVKYRVAVFSPGGSNWYSAVANYFTTGGGTNGVQNGPITAPSNANSDLAQDAFVATAAHLTYPTGGFNGANYWIDVEVNTINNIWVVQSGWFPSTWSGDSPSQAITAGNTVFLIPSGYTNSNNAISTSSPTVGGTVVPNAVKLLESTQPSGSIRDYGAIWMLPNYSSGLGAFGITINNTNSINNVGLFYIEVHGLGPKPVLDQSVSAENMATTNLVNSGMTGAIRTPNEFILGYGIEDQTASNPPAGWACPPSCGGLGNSWAGYQVSTTSGGTYNWSQTASSNSTWTAGIVAVSATALPTVVQSVWL, encoded by the coding sequence ATGGCGGTCTACACGCTCTTTAATCAGACAGGTAGCGGCGCTCTTCAGAGTGATGCTACCGGCTACACATTGACGATGCAGTTCTCGCTTGGCACACCTGGCTCTCTGACGGGGATATGGTGGTATTCAGCGGCTGGTACAACACTATTACCCACAGCCTGTGGTGTGTATCAAGACAGCAACCAGACACTCGTTGCCTCGACTACAAGTCCGACATGGTCAGGTGCGGCTGGCTCAGGCTGGGTTAAATGTAGTTTTAATGGTTCAGTTACCTTGCAGCCAGGAGTCAAATACAGAGTAGCGGTCTTTAGCCCGGGTGGCAGTAACTGGTACTCAGCCGTGGCAAACTACTTCACGACTGGTGGCGGTACGAACGGTGTTCAGAATGGGCCGATCACGGCACCGAGCAATGCAAACTCGGATCTTGCACAAGACGCATTCGTTGCCACTGCCGCACACCTGACCTACCCGACAGGAGGTTTCAACGGTGCTAACTACTGGATCGATGTCGAGGTAAACACCATAAACAATATTTGGGTTGTCCAAAGTGGCTGGTTCCCGAGTACGTGGTCGGGCGACAGCCCGAGCCAGGCTATTACTGCCGGTAATACAGTCTTTCTCATACCGAGCGGCTATACCAACAGTAACAATGCCATATCCACCTCATCTCCGACGGTCGGCGGTACCGTGGTACCGAATGCAGTGAAACTTCTTGAATCTACTCAGCCCTCCGGCTCGATTCGTGACTACGGAGCGATCTGGATGCTACCGAACTACTCAAGTGGGTTGGGGGCTTTCGGAATCACTATCAATAATACGAATTCGATTAATAATGTCGGTCTATTCTACATCGAAGTGCACGGACTTGGCCCGAAACCCGTACTCGACCAGTCGGTCTCGGCCGAAAATATGGCTACTACGAACCTTGTCAACTCCGGAATGACAGGGGCTATAAGGACTCCGAACGAATTCATCCTCGGCTACGGCATAGAAGACCAAACGGCTTCGAATCCCCCAGCTGGATGGGCATGCCCACCGTCATGTGGTGGGCTTGGGAATAGTTGGGCTGGCTATCAGGTTTCCACGACCTCTGGTGGTACCTATAACTGGTCGCAGACCGCTTCCTCAAACTCCACTTGGACCGCCGGGATAGTGGCTGTCAGCGCGACTGCCTTACCGACTGTGGTGCAGTCAGTTTGGCTCTGA
- a CDS encoding transcriptional regulator, whose product MTDRQAQILAAIVEQYAEIAAPVGSVTLAKLFNVSPATIRAEMSRLEDGGYITHPHTSAGRIPTDKGYRYYVNSLGISSEGPEQAIDRSARAIGVRLESAGGPARAIRSAADSLAEITHNLGLATIGGQLYMSGLSHLFMQPEFGQVTAVKEVARLLDNLEPWLREAAPTEPINVYIGQENPIGRNSGCTLIISRFVSPYSDNSYVGTLGPTRQSYRSVMDLVSYTAKSLEAAF is encoded by the coding sequence ATGACAGACAGACAGGCACAGATTCTAGCTGCAATCGTTGAGCAGTACGCCGAGATAGCCGCACCAGTTGGTTCGGTTACGCTGGCAAAGCTCTTCAACGTCTCACCAGCAACCATCAGGGCCGAGATGTCCAGGTTGGAAGACGGCGGGTATATCACCCACCCGCACACTTCCGCCGGCCGTATCCCTACAGACAAGGGGTATCGGTACTACGTTAACAGTTTAGGAATCAGCTCCGAAGGCCCAGAACAAGCTATCGATCGCAGTGCGAGAGCGATCGGAGTGCGACTGGAGAGTGCCGGGGGACCGGCCAGGGCCATTCGCTCGGCGGCCGACTCTCTGGCAGAGATCACTCACAACCTAGGCCTGGCCACTATCGGCGGTCAGCTCTACATGAGCGGTCTGTCGCATCTGTTCATGCAGCCAGAGTTCGGGCAGGTCACCGCAGTGAAGGAGGTCGCTCGATTACTCGACAACCTCGAACCATGGCTTAGGGAAGCCGCCCCAACCGAACCGATCAATGTCTATATAGGGCAGGAGAATCCAATCGGCCGCAACAGCGGCTGCACCCTGATCATCAGCCGGTTTGTCTCACCCTATTCCGACAATAGTTACGTCGGTACACTCGGTCCGACGAGACAGAGCTACCGTAGCGTCATGGACCTAGTCAGTTACACCGCTAAATCGCTCGAAGCAGCTTTCTAA
- the tatC gene encoding twin-arginine translocase subunit TatC: MSKVATHELTLSEHLRELRRRLFLSAIITIVGALIAYIFRSPLIRFLEKPLNLPLYYTSPSGSFEFVMQLCVLTGFIVALPVFVYNILRFIEPAFKRGFSRRLVTFVLFSSISLAFLGLAFGYYVGLPPALGFFRSVGTANLHPLISVNEYFSFLCKYLGAFAIIFQIPLILLFTNHIRPFGPKGLSKYRKYVVVAAFAVAIFLPSAPTPQAQIILAAPVIILYEMSIVLIWATNRRKTKAAKEEAAGEETEQVVYASPEVAPLPAAPVPQLVPVPVEVSDVPEVTDEPVPTPSPQTGRIIDGFRAPARRTLPRAVRQPKQPPLSAQLPAEQPIDEQTPTSRSGDLFGELLGLPPQDT; this comes from the coding sequence ATGTCGAAGGTGGCGACGCACGAGCTCACTCTCTCTGAGCACTTGCGCGAACTAAGGCGCCGCCTTTTTTTGTCGGCGATTATTACGATCGTAGGCGCCTTAATCGCCTACATCTTTCGGTCGCCCCTGATTCGTTTCCTCGAGAAGCCGCTCAATTTGCCACTCTACTACACCTCGCCAAGTGGCAGTTTCGAGTTTGTCATGCAGCTCTGTGTTCTGACGGGTTTTATCGTGGCTCTACCAGTCTTCGTCTACAACATTCTGCGTTTTATCGAGCCGGCTTTTAAGAGAGGGTTTAGCCGTAGGCTGGTCACTTTCGTTCTCTTCTCATCGATCAGCTTGGCGTTTCTTGGCCTGGCTTTTGGCTACTACGTCGGTTTGCCGCCGGCCCTTGGCTTTTTCAGATCGGTCGGCACGGCTAACCTGCATCCGCTGATCTCTGTTAATGAGTACTTCAGCTTTCTTTGCAAGTACCTCGGGGCATTCGCTATTATCTTCCAGATACCGCTCATTCTCCTCTTTACCAACCATATCCGCCCCTTCGGACCAAAAGGACTCAGCAAGTATCGTAAGTACGTCGTCGTTGCCGCTTTCGCGGTCGCTATCTTCCTGCCATCTGCGCCGACACCTCAAGCGCAGATTATCTTAGCTGCGCCGGTCATCATTCTCTACGAGATGTCGATCGTCCTTATCTGGGCTACCAACCGACGCAAGACCAAGGCAGCCAAGGAAGAGGCTGCTGGGGAGGAGACGGAGCAGGTCGTTTACGCCTCGCCCGAAGTGGCACCGTTGCCAGCCGCTCCCGTCCCGCAACTTGTCCCTGTCCCCGTCGAGGTCTCCGATGTACCTGAGGTCACTGATGAACCGGTGCCAACGCCATCGCCGCAGACCGGCCGAATAATCGACGGCTTCCGCGCACCCGCTCGGCGAACATTGCCTCGAGCGGTCCGTCAGCCTAAGCAGCCGCCGCTCTCCGCACAACTTCCTGCTGAACAACCGATCGACGAACAAACGCCAACTTCTCGTTCGGGTGATCTCTTTGGCGAACTGCTCGGCTTACCCCCGCAGGATACGTGA
- the lepA gene encoding translation elongation factor 4 — MSNSSDTVRNFCIIAHIDHGKSTLADRLLELTGTVERREMKAQLLDRMDLEREKGITIKLQPVRMHYKGYELNLIDTPGHVDFSYEVSRSLAACETALLVVDATQGIQAQTLANLYLALAADLTIIPILNKIDLPAADPERVSNELVTLLGCKEEEIIQVSAKTGQNVEEVLERIVSTGKSPAGTVEGPLRALVFDSVYDDYRGVILYIRIVDGALHKNEPVSMLATHAGGIALDTGHLSPELVADGQLTSGQIGYVVTNFKSTSQARVGDTLTSARQPASMALPGYKEAKPFVYAGIFPSSHEEHEALKEALAKLSLNDAALIYTPENSQVLGFGFRVGFLGLLHMEIVKERLEREYDLELIVTQPSTDYRVLLTTGEEVVVKSAADLPDVSRIQEIKEPWIEGEIVCPKSYVGSALQLIVKCRGRQKKIDYVDDQLTLISFEAPLATVLTDFYDQLKSITSGYGTFNYDIADYRVEDLVRLDFLVASERIDSLSVMVHRSEAEYVGREIVARLKDIIPKQLFKVSLQAAIGTKFIAREDIQALKKDVTGHLYGGDVSRKKKLWAKQKAGKARMKRFGKVDIPADVFTVLLKRD; from the coding sequence ATGTCAAACTCTTCTGATACTGTTCGAAACTTCTGCATTATTGCTCATATTGACCACGGTAAGTCGACGTTGGCTGATCGTCTGTTAGAGTTGACCGGCACGGTTGAGCGTCGGGAGATGAAAGCGCAGCTGCTCGATCGGATGGACCTTGAGCGGGAGAAGGGGATTACCATCAAGCTCCAACCCGTCAGGATGCACTATAAGGGCTATGAGCTCAACCTGATCGATACCCCGGGGCATGTCGACTTCAGCTACGAGGTGTCGAGGAGCCTAGCTGCCTGTGAGACGGCCCTGTTAGTTGTTGATGCCACCCAAGGCATACAGGCTCAGACCTTGGCTAATCTCTATCTGGCCTTGGCTGCCGATTTGACCATTATCCCAATTCTCAACAAGATCGACTTACCGGCTGCGGACCCCGAACGGGTCAGTAACGAGCTCGTAACTCTGCTGGGCTGCAAGGAAGAAGAGATCATTCAAGTCTCGGCTAAGACCGGTCAGAATGTTGAGGAAGTGCTTGAACGGATAGTCTCGACCGGCAAGTCACCCGCCGGCACTGTCGAAGGTCCTCTGCGCGCTCTTGTCTTCGACTCAGTCTATGATGACTACCGGGGCGTCATTCTCTATATCCGGATCGTTGACGGAGCTCTCCATAAGAACGAACCTGTCTCCATGTTGGCCACCCATGCCGGTGGCATTGCCCTCGATACCGGCCATCTCTCACCGGAGCTTGTAGCAGATGGTCAGCTGACCAGTGGCCAGATCGGCTATGTGGTCACCAACTTCAAGTCAACCTCTCAGGCTCGGGTCGGTGATACGCTTACTTCGGCCAGACAGCCTGCATCAATGGCGCTGCCGGGATACAAGGAGGCTAAGCCGTTTGTCTACGCCGGCATCTTCCCCAGTTCGCATGAAGAGCATGAAGCACTCAAAGAAGCTCTTGCCAAGCTCAGCCTCAACGATGCCGCCCTTATCTATACACCGGAGAACAGTCAGGTCTTAGGTTTCGGCTTCAGGGTCGGTTTCTTAGGTCTGCTTCATATGGAGATCGTCAAGGAACGCCTGGAGCGCGAGTACGATCTCGAGCTGATCGTCACTCAACCCTCAACTGATTATCGGGTACTCCTAACAACCGGCGAAGAGGTGGTCGTTAAGAGCGCTGCCGATCTACCAGACGTCTCCAGGATTCAAGAGATCAAAGAGCCATGGATTGAAGGTGAGATTGTCTGTCCAAAGAGCTATGTCGGCTCAGCCCTCCAACTTATTGTTAAGTGCCGGGGCCGACAGAAGAAGATCGACTATGTCGATGACCAGCTGACCTTGATCTCCTTCGAGGCGCCGCTAGCCACGGTCTTGACTGACTTTTACGACCAGTTGAAGAGCATCACGAGTGGCTACGGGACGTTCAACTACGATATTGCCGACTACCGGGTTGAAGATCTGGTCCGCCTCGATTTCTTGGTGGCCAGCGAACGAATCGACTCGCTCAGCGTCATGGTCCACAGAAGCGAAGCAGAGTACGTTGGCCGCGAGATAGTCGCCAGGCTTAAAGACATCATCCCCAAACAACTCTTTAAAGTCAGCCTTCAAGCCGCCATTGGCACCAAGTTCATTGCCCGAGAAGACATTCAGGCGCTTAAGAAAGACGTCACAGGCCACTTGTATGGTGGTGACGTCTCACGGAAGAAGAAACTCTGGGCCAAACAGAAGGCTGGCAAAGCTCGCATGAAACGCTTCGGCAAAGTAGATATCCCTGCCGATGTCTTCACTGTCCTCTTGAAGCGTGATTAG
- a CDS encoding nucleotide exchange factor GrpE, translating to MTKAKDKTPSAKDDLLQPQIDQLTADLQRMQADFINFKRRSEQEQERLSDMAKVAVVMKFLPFVDNVKRALAHMPKELENDQWAKGVVQLGAQFTTILDELGVRRIEAVGHPFDPNLHEAVSVDDEAGEGEEVVVEELQPGYELDGFVLRHSVVKVGKRTFDTSNSEERN from the coding sequence ATGACCAAAGCCAAAGATAAGACCCCGTCTGCAAAAGATGACCTTCTGCAACCACAGATCGATCAGTTGACCGCTGATCTCCAGAGAATGCAGGCCGATTTTATCAACTTCAAGCGACGGAGCGAACAAGAGCAGGAGCGGCTCAGTGACATGGCCAAAGTAGCGGTAGTCATGAAGTTCCTGCCATTTGTAGACAACGTTAAGCGCGCTCTAGCCCATATGCCGAAGGAGCTAGAGAATGACCAGTGGGCTAAAGGGGTAGTACAGCTTGGTGCCCAGTTCACGACGATTTTAGATGAACTAGGCGTCAGGCGGATCGAAGCGGTGGGACATCCCTTCGATCCGAACCTGCACGAAGCAGTCAGTGTTGATGACGAGGCCGGAGAGGGCGAGGAGGTTGTAGTTGAAGAGTTACAACCCGGTTATGAACTCGATGGTTTTGTTCTCAGACACAGTGTCGTCAAAGTAGGAAAAAGAACATTCGATACATCTAATAGTGAAGAGAGGAACTAA
- a CDS encoding twin-arginine translocase TatA/TatE family subunit: MLGKTEDLVILLVIILVLFGAKQLPKLSKGIAESVKEVRKGFKDDPSESTAKSSQNSENKA; encoded by the coding sequence GTGCTAGGAAAAACCGAAGATCTTGTCATTTTACTTGTCATTATCCTAGTACTCTTTGGGGCAAAGCAGCTACCTAAGCTTAGCAAGGGTATTGCCGAGAGTGTCAAAGAAGTACGAAAAGGATTCAAAGACGACCCATCCGAATCGACTGCAAAATCGTCCCAGAACAGCGAGAACAAAGCTTAG